The following nucleotide sequence is from Cucumis melo cultivar AY chromosome 1, USDA_Cmelo_AY_1.0, whole genome shotgun sequence.
TGAAAATAGGGAGCAAGAGTAGGGGTTTGAAGGTCGGTAGTGCCAGTGGGAAGTTATATCGCAAAATAAAgctgtgggggggggggggggggggtccTTGTAATTTAGGAAATATGTTTATGGAGGTAAAAATGGTGAAAATGGTGAGTGAAATGGAACAGATGAGAGAACAGATCTGATGAGGGAGAATAGGAGGTGATTGTTCAGTGAAGTCCTAAGCATGAATCTAATTCTTTACGAAgattcaaaaaggaaaaaaaattgatgagGGTAGTAGAGTTACCTAACACCatacactactagaaaaagaccctttcttgacggttggttttttcttttcttgacggtttttgataaaaccgtcaagaaaggagtggtttaataggaaaaccgtcaagaattttgatgaaaaggcggaggggaggcaattttccgaattcttgacggttttaaaccgtcaagcaatatgaacgtttttcttgactgttataaactgtcaaggattatcttctaaattcttgacgtttttaaaacgtcaagatttattataaaatcgacattcttgacgtttttcaaatgtaaaataatatgtaattatacttgacgttttaaaaacgtcaagaaatatcaattacattcttgacgttttataaacgtcaagaaatatcgattaaattcttgacgttttaaaacgtcaagaattttaatgaaaaggcggagactgagaaattttaaaatttcttgacatttttaaaacgtcaagtaagagaatttttcttgacgttttagaaacgtcaagaattactaaattaattgaaaaaataataaaaaaacaatataaaaaataggaggaaaaaagggggaaaaatgaaaatactaaaagcgcgaaattcttttttctttttcacattaCGCTTTCCTctatttcaattaaaattttgccacttttaattttactttctcaaatttcctcttttcccccaaattttgtaaaaaagcCCTAACTTTTCCCCCTCCATATTTCTCTTCACGATCGAAAACTTCACATCTCTTTCATCGCAAGATTTGGTGTGCTTACGCTCGCAAGCCCCCTTCATCACAAGCCGCCGTTGAAGACGTTGCGTTTGTCCACCGCTGAAGATTTGGTGTGTTCGTAGGTTGTCGTTCAGAATAGGTTCGTCCGCCGCCGCAACAGGTTTGTCCGCCGTCGTTCACAAGTTCGTCCCAAGTCGCTGCCTCTTTTTTGCATTTTTCTATTTCCTCTAAGGGTGGTTGTATGATGTATCCTTCGAACTTTTTATTCTCCAAACTTTTTATGTCCTCTAAGGGTGGTTGTATGATATATAAACTCAAAATGTTCCCCTAAATTGACGATTCCCAAATTGAAGATTTGAAGCAATTGTGTGTTGTGATTGAAATTTCAGGCTAGGAAGGCTCTGTGTGCTTTGAAGGATTGGTGAAATTACAAGCAATGGTGAGAGGTCATTTGGTGAGACAAAGAGCCACTTTCCAtcactttcttcttctctcttcatttctcTTCCAGTTTTGGAATCCATTTCTCTAATGTGTATGTGGATGTATTTGTACTCATTTACTCTACTTTTTGTTTATTGTACCAATCCCATAAAACTGGTTTACTTATTGCAACTCAGTAATTGATTGTACAAAGTTATTGATGTATAATGTCATTAGGAAGAAGTGTAGCATTCCCTGGTCACCCCTTGGGTTCTGGTCTGACTCCAGTAGCTGCGAAGGTAAGAAACGTCGTCCTCAAAATTTGAACTTAGAATTCTGAAAATTCCTTATTAGCGAACATTTATGTAATATGCAATATTGCATTGATAGGGTAGGGAAAGGAGAATTTGCTCTGGCTGTTAAACTGTTTAATAAtaggaataaaaataaaacaaaaaaacaaaaataataaagtaaGAAATCAACTTCAGGGTCATTTTTAATTTGATtgaattgttttttctttgtgcTTATCAGGAACTAGGTTTGGTTGCTGGCATCCCTATTGGTGTTTCACTGATTGATGCTCATGCAGGTGGAGTTGGGGTGTTGGAAAGTGTACCTGGGCAAGATTCTGATTCTGAAGGTTGTGGTTTGTCCTATatatttcatctttttttttcttattatatttCATTCTTTCATATTGAAATTAACTGTTCTAGGTTTCGATAAGGAGATGGTATTGCATCGTATGGCACTGGTTTGTGGAACATCTACCTGCCATATGGTTGTCTCAAGGGATAAGCTCTTTATTCCTGGTGTATGGGGACCGTTTTGGTCAGGTATGGTTGAAATTAATTCCAATATTTTCTGTCAAGTTCTTCATTTTAAATAGTAGCATGGTGAGGAGGAAAGAGGCAGGTGGACTATGTTCTCAATAGGATAACGAAAATGCTTTTACCATCAAAATTTACATGGATATGTTCTGTGCCAATTACTGATACCATACAACAATTTGTTATTTTACTGTCTTTGTTGGTTGCTGAGTTCAAATGTCTAATatttaatatctatttcttTCATAGCTTAGTAAAGAGGGAACAGTTTTATTGCAGTATTTCTTCTAATGATGATTGCCATCTTTTCCATAAAACTCCTAAATGacatgagttttttttttaaatgtcagCAATGATACCTGAGTATTGGCTTACTGAAGGTGGTCAGAGTGCTACCGGTGCTCTACTTGATCACATAATTCAAAATCATGTTGCCTCTCCTCATCTTGCAAACCGTGCTGCTTCGCAAAGTATGACtctttttgttatttgattatATTGATGCCGTCTACTGTGATTAAAGTAGAGTATACTTAAAAGTTAAATGATTGTGTCTAATCTGGAATTgttcatcttctcttttgttttttctttttaaattttaatctttCAGATATCTCTGTGTTTGATATGTTGAACAAGTTGTTGGAGAATTTGGTGGTTGATCTGAAAAGTCCATTTCTTGCGGCTTTGACCGAAGATATACACATACTTCCTGATTTTCATGGAAATAGGTGAATGAAAGACTGAGACATTTTGCCGAGTAATTTTTCCAGGagttatttttcttcctttccttgcTAGAGATTATCAATGAATTTGATTGCACCATGGATTAGGTCTCCTATTTCGGATCCAAAAGCAAAAGGAGTGATCTATGGGTTAACACTTGACACAAGTGAGCAACAGCTTTCTATTTTGTACCTTGCCACCGTACAGGCAATTCCCATGGTACACGCCACATTGTTGAGCACTGCAATTCCCATGGACAGGCTATTGCATATGGTACACGCCACATTGTGGTCTGCTAGTATGTTATTAGAAAGGTGCGCcacttgtttttctttctatttcctAATGCAACTAGCCAATCTTATTATCAATATGTGATACCAATTCTTTAAAGTGTTTTCTCAAAGGGGGCTTGATTGTAAGTGTGTGGAGCAATATAGGTTGTTTTGAGATTCAATACTTCTCTTCATTCGTTTCAGGGGTTAAAGTGTTACTCACacactttttgaaaacttttggTTGGTTGAGAATCAAAGTGAGTATAGAATCTTCTTGGAATTGTTACGAGACTCGAAGTgacatttaaacattttttttttgctgtttCAAGTGTTAAAGTGTTGCTTTGAAACTTTTTACGTTTGTTTTAAGAGCTTTATATTGATACTGTCATCACTGCTTTATATTCTAAGTGGTTTGATCATGCTGTGGTTGCTTAATGTGTTGATACTTTAAATAGCTAGGTTGTTGGATGGATTTGGGATAGGTCTAGCTTGTTGTCACTCTTGTTCATATTTATATTTCAGAAACTGCGCATGCCACATCAGAAATAAGAGGCTTCAGGCCAAAAAGGTTCCCCAGAGACTCCGTGACATAAAGGATGTTTTAggttcatattttattctttatttaatttcagTTCTGATTTTCTATGGTCTTTTAGTTGTGCGACTTCTAATAGTGACGATGAGATTGATGCAATcaatgatagattttgctataattgtgggtataataatttttatgaataCTAATTTAAAGAATTGGGATTGATCTAGtttattttgttctttagaTAGTTTACTTTTGATCCAATattgtgggtataataatttttatgaatactaattcatttattttgcatgtctacagattgatacaagaaaaccatactcacaggccgagttagatgaggtgcgggttgagtttttgggttcgtacatatgattTAGGATTTATTTGTCATCTCTGAAATAggaaactttattttttgtggttgattttttgaaatgtttatatGGAGGGGGAGAGGGAGGTGGGgattgattgatatacttttgggaCTTTGTTGAGGTTTAGAGTTTAGGTGAGTTGTTGATAGGTGAACTGTTCATAtgtattggttttgtaaatgatatatgaatatgatgcaaagttttggaaatgatatgaatgAATGATGTTTAGTTgtcatttgatgtatatttgtcgtttatatgtagttgaattcttggaccaatgagagtataatacaggaacaataatataaataaattacaattaaaaaaatgaaaaattctcGACGGTTCGCAAATGTCATGAACAACGagattcttgacggttctaaaatgtcattaaaaatcactcttgacggtttctaaatgtcatgaaaaagaatactcttgacgggtacaaaatgtcataaacgacgactttcttgacggttataaaatgtcatgaaaaatgcactcttgacggttttaaaatgtcatgaatattcgcattcttgacggtttttgtcattcatagtcacattcttgacggttctaaactgtcattaaaacctatgcttgacggttctaaactgtcattaaaacctatgcttgacggttctaaactgtcatgaaaaatggaatacttgacggttctaaactgtcaacgttaacaattcttgacgtttttcacaactgtcatgaaaaatgcctttcttgacactggattcaacgacgattttaaaaccgtcaagaataatcactcttgacagtttaaaaccgtcaagaaatcctgtttttgtagtagtgatatTACATCTCAAATTCTAAAAGAATGCAAGTGGAAGACATGGTTTTAAAGAATGTATTATCGTCAGAGACCCATTTAAGGTCCTGTGGGTCGCCACGAAAGCATTATGTTGGAACTCTCAAGGTATAAGGAACCCGAGAGCATTCGATGTCCTTTATGATATGGTCGAGAAATTTAACCACATGATTGTTCTCTTATCTAAGACAAAATGTGGTGTGAGGCAAatggaaaatattaaaaattgatTGTCTTTTAACAATTGTTTTTCAGTTGCTAGTGGCGAGTGGCAGTTTGTGTTTGATGTGAAAAGATAAAGTGGATGTTATTATTCATTCCTTCTCTAGGGGGCATATTGATTTTGTGATGAAATAAAAGGGTGTGCATTGGCCAGTGGCCATTTACAGGTTTATATATATGGATGTCtggaatctaaaaaaaaaaaaagaaaaagattgacTTTGAGAACTCATTTAATTTGAAGGTTGTTTAATTATAGTATTGTGCAGTGCAGTGGGTGGTGTGTGGTGAACAATAAGGTGGTGTATCCGATGATGATCTTCATATGCCTTTAAGGGAAACCTTTGACGATGTTAATCTTCAGGATTTGGGTTATAAGGGAAAAAAGTTCACTTGGTTTAGGAATTACTATTTAAAAGCAATGATgcttttgtgattttttttctttttatagtaTAGGGTCGACACTTAGAATGGTATAAATATGATCATAGACCCAATTTGTCTTTCATTTGACAGTAATCAAGTGTATTAGGGTCATATGTGTGGCATTAAGCCTTTAGGATTTGAAGAGATCTGGATGGAAGATGTAAAATGTGGTTAACTCATCTCTCAAATATGAGGTCCGAGCAATGAGACCATTAGAGACAATGTCACTTTTTAGAAGATCATGGCTAATGTTAGTAAATGGTCCTACCTACTTTATCTCATTACATGCAAATTAAATCATTATTAATAGATTGGTTATGGAGTTGGTAAAGAATCAGTTaagattttcttttaagaatGGTCCTGTTCAGAGTTCACATGCAGGCACCTCCTCTGGCCATGCACCTCCTATCACGATCAAAACTGAGGTACCCAACGTCTCTCATCCCCACTTCTCCCAGCCATCTACTTCCTCGTTCATTCTTGGATCTAGGGTTTCCATTGAAACGGTTATTCtagattcaaattttaattccTCGGATGAGGACGATTATGTTGTTCTCTCTAAGTTGCTTAGTCGTTTCAAAAAGAGGGATCAGTCTGGTCAGTCATCGACTCTTGCCTCTGCCCCTCAGGTTATGAGATCATCAACTCGTGTATCTCCTCCCTCTCCGATTTTGCATTCTTTTCCACCATCTCGGGTGATTCCAGATATCCCCACTCGCACTGCAGATTGAGATAAGTCTCATGTTCATCAGGTTTCTTTTCCAGTTACTTCATCATCTTCTCAGTCTTTTGAAGGTACATTTGAAACTAATGAGGTCGATTTGGGTGAGGACACTAACGATGACTACATTCCCGGAGCCTCGTCTATTCCTATTCTGCCTCCAAGTCCTGTTGGCTCTCTCATCCCAAGGACCTCGAAGACCTAATGTCAAAGAGCAACGGGTTGTAACTACCAAGGTTGGTCGCTGAAAGATTCTCCCAAATGGAAATTTGTTGTTAAACGTCGCATTATGGATGGGTCTAACATATCTGACCAATATCACTCTTGTCCTGCtgttattgattttatttgaaATGTTGGGTTGATTAGAACTGTCTTTGAAGTTGGCTCATTCTACCCCGGTTGATATGTGAATTGGTCATAAACCTACCCTCTGACTTCAATGATTCGAGTGCTAATGAGTTTCACAAGGTACATATTAGGGGTGTGTGTTTCACTGTATCTCGAGAGTTGCTCAATCAGTTTTTCCGGATCACTCTGCATGTTGATTACTTAGTTTCCTATCCTACACCATAGTGTATGGCTGAAGAATTCATTGGTGGCACGGTACCTATGTAGTTGGTGGATGGGCAACTGCATGTTGCATCGTTGACCATCAAATATGCCATCTTGCACAAGATAGGTATCTCGAATTGAATTCCTTCAACTCATGGCTCTACAATTTCTACTTCTCTGGGTCATTTTATCTATCTTGTTGGTACTGGGGTTAAGGTGAATGTGGGGGAGTTTGTCTTCAATGATTTGTTGTGCCATGTTGATACCTTTGCTATTCACATTCCCATATGCTTTTCAAGGCTTCTGAGTAACTTTCTTCTGTGTCAACACCCATCCATTATGGCTTCCATTGATGTCGTTGGTACTGCTCCTAAAATTATTTCTCTAAGTATGCAGTTGTTTCAAGGGTTACATGTATCAGATGTTCCAACTGATTTTAATACTCCGTTTAGGGGTTCCAGGAGTCTGTCTGTTGTAGCCTTGTTGTCGAACATTCTCTCGTGGTACCCATATCCTTGTCGAATCGTCTATTTTAGGCTCTGGTTTCTGAGTCCCACTCTCTAACTCGTCAAATTAGTGAATTCTCTGATTGGCGCTCGGTGTTGGAAAATATTTGCATGATCTTCGTCGTGTGGCATCGAAGTTTACTGCTTCCTCTTATGATCCTCAagcttaatttttatttttgcaaCAAGCAATGGGGAGtgtttttattattgttttttgaTCTATACTTCTGGTTGATTGATTTAGATTATTAGCTTTCTATTActtctctctgtttttttttattaggctACTTCTATGAATTATTGATAGATGGTTTGGTTTTGTTTACTTTTGTGCTAAATGCAATGAAGCCAACTTTTTTATAACTCCATGGGCTGTGTGTTCTAGTTGTAAAGTGCGATAATTCTTGTTGTATGATCTCTGTTGATGCTTTTCTAAGTGATGTGTCTTGGTAGTATGGTTGTTGGGTTTTTTGCTGTTATGTATGATGATATGTGCTTGTCTGGAGAAATAAAGATAGGTGGTCTCAAGGGGGAGTTTGTTAGTAAACGGTCCCTCCTATTTTATCTCATCACGAGCAAATTAAATCATTATTGATAGATTGATTATGGAATTGGTAAAGAATCATTTAAGATTTTCTTTCAAGAATGGTCCCACAGGTTGTTATGATTTATTTCTTATATATTGGTCAAATTATGTGTGAGATGATGTGTtcgaagaaagaaaaagtacaTAAACATTGACGGTAAGTTTTTCTTGGTGTGGATTTTCTCTACGGAAAAACAATAAGAAAAACTGATAGAAGAAACATCAAGTCATTTGGACTTGGATTGAATACAACATATATAATTTCACGATTAAGGGGGAGATATTATCTCTTTCCTATGAGTTATGATTACTATGTTGTCACATATTAAGTTCTGATGAATCAGTTCTAGGACAACACGTTGATAAATGTGTAAAGTGATGTACCttcagtcataactatgtattcaacaAGTATTTGATGTATTATTCGTTTTTCCTCTTATTCTTTTAGTTGAATTGATTGTGCACATCTGTGAGTACAACTAATGTACATAACTAAGAACCGTTCATTTCTTAATTGAGTGTCGTGAGGCTTTTCGTTGATGAGAAGGATCGTCATCCAAAAACTTATCTATGAAAGTTAATCGGCTTCGAGACCAAATTTAACAAGTTAGGGATGCTGAGGATACCAAATTCAACATTCTTCACTAATTGGAAGATGAATTGATAGAGCTATTCATTTAGACGAAATTTTCTGAAGGCAACTGTCTCGAAAGAGCTGGCTAAAGTCAGGTGATCGAAATACGTAATGGTTTCATAAAAACCCTCCATTAGACGAAAAAAGAATTCATTAAAGGTCTTGTATATAGCAATGGCAATTGGGTTACGGAAAATGAGGTTATGTGGAGTTGTTATATCTCATTCTTTCAAAATGTGtttattggatgaaaaatttgtaaaaagaaaaaatatattattttattctccaAAGCATTCCTACATTGATTATTTTAGAATGTGGAAGCTCGTTCATATACCTATTGATTGACCAATAGATTTGGGCCTTTAGGGTACCCAAGTTTTGGAAGGAGGGAGGAGATAGATAAATGAGAATATTGAAGgaatgaaaaccctttacagcgaaaaattacagaaacccaattttaattggaacaaatacaccacttgaaaaccttcttattctcttcgagagatggtttgtgggaaccaaaattggaatatttttccatctaataattaatattaagttaataggAAACGTGGGTggcacataacctatagtttcaatttaattaaatcaaattaaactaaactattaattaattctataattaattaatttctaaattaaatattttatatttaatttaatccataatttgaatcatattcaaatataaatttctctcataacctatagttttaatatgtatcatctacacattaaattttaacttatagttttaatatgaatctaattcaaattaaactaatatttgaacttattcaaatattttattctctcgtaatttaattttgaatcatatccaaaattaaatttatataataaagtctaataaactttagattataatgtatcaatatacattatattaattcccaaagtaaatttgaacatttcaaattacaaccaatataaataaatctcataaCTGTCTGTACACTCCattaaagactcacagctgaacttttctcactgtagatatatttctgtgtccacggatatagaccaatattagtaagttagtccttcacaagtgttcgtaacaccagctgggtcaaattaccgttttacctataggttacctctagtccttaaataccagtgctcatctaatgaacaacctgtttatggtccaaccactaaacagaaaaccctctcgtgccatagagagggtaggaccttttgttcaagtcccggagacaccatttaaggaaacacttatctacttactctaaaggcgggaaggagtgaattctatcttatgtgattatgttcccaactccccactcggtcttgtccccaaaatgataagcatatgagtcggcaatttggccacGCTCACCCGTACagatcaaaggacaatccctcgcaaacaagagttcataatacactgaggattaagactaagtcacctggatcatcctaatgaaatagaaatccaactaattaacggagttacatctagtgattactatttcgtggtccagtcttatgcaaactcattgcataggataccctcactcgcatgtcgcatacacgaacacattagatcaatgtgtttgtatcaaatacaaagtgagccgtatccataatgttaacaggataaggtacccaaccttaaccctatactatagaccctttaagctgatcttgaacattgatccccgtatgtctttacatactgttcaagactcatcaaacaacttaggatgttagtttattggatttaggttattaagacaaagctaataatataatcaataacacttattgaaattataataataaaacactttattaatgacagtcaattgattatatttactatctacgagttttaggacataaaacccaacaaactcccacttggactaaaactctagtccttatgggatgtacataataaagtaatcctcaaacattggaaatggtaaaatgtacaagtatattacataaaatgtatatatacaaatacaataaacttgGGTATTCGAACACTTTAGCCatgagagtcttcgtaaatggatcagcaaTATTGTGCTCCAAAGCGATCTTGGTGAtgatcacatcccctcgttgcacaatctcccatatcaggtgatacttcctctctatgtgtttccctcgtttatggctacgaggttctttagaattggctactgccccACTGTTATTACAATATAGAGTCATGGGCAAattcatgtttggaacaacttccaaatcatgtaggaatttcctaagccaaactgcttcttttactgcttcacaagcagcgacgtattcagcctccattgtagagtctgcaatgcatccttgcttgatgctacgaCATACTACAGCTCCCCCATTTAGGGTGAACATTGATCCCGACGTAGATTTtctagaatccttatcggtttggaaatcagagtcagtgtatcctgtaaggatcaaatccttagctccatacacaagcatgtagtctctcgttctcctaagatacttgagaataattttaaccgcCGTTCAGTTGtctaaccctgggttggactgatacctactgactatacccactgcataacaaatgtctggcctagtgcagagcatagcatacattaagctgcccacagctgagaaatagggaatacgtctcatatcctcaacttcttgaggtgtcttagaacactgttccttagacaagtgaacccccatgcctgaaaggtaataaacccttcttagagttttgcatcgaatatcgaaccaacattttgtcgatataggttgcttgagacagtgctagcgttttgttcttacaatcccttatgatttggatcccaagaacatattgtgcctctcctaaatctttcatttggaattgggctgctagccaagctttaacgtcagtaaggtatcccacatcatttccaatgaggaggatatcgtccacataaagtactaagaaagctacttttcctttgttgattttcttatatgcACAAGATTCATCAATGGATCCAGATGTTCCAAGATCcagatgcttgtttcaacccataaatggatcgatacagcttacaaactttttgctcttgaccttgggttatgaacccctcgggctgagacataaagatactctcttcaagatttccattcaaaaaagcagtcttgacatccattttccatatttcataatcataaaaagtggcgatggataagagaatccttatagactttaacatagcaacaggagaaaaagtttcctcatagtcaactctttccctttgggtataccctttttctacaagtctagcttttaaggtctgtaccttcccagctgaatctctctttctcttatagatccatttacaccctataggttttacccctttaggtagatctacaagttcccacactgaattgaagtacatagactccatttcaaggtccatggctttgacccattggtccttatctacatcattcattgccgatttataggacaatggatcctcaacaccatcatctggtatgacaacctgagttttagttaaacccaaataatggttaggttgtgatacaatcctcccactgcgtcgaggcattctcaacgattgagaaggatgagattgacctgatgtggtggtttcatcaactcttgatgagggaccaacttcatcgacaacccttgttgattcatcggtagcttcatttaatactaatttgcttcgtggtttatggtctctcatgtggtcttcttccaagaaagtagcatttgacgatacaaacactctattttcttgtggatcgaagaatagaccacctctcgtctctttagggtaaccaacaaattggcataaccttgaacgaggttccaacttcttgggatttgtcactaacacgtgtgctggacaaccccaaattctgaaatgacttaaactaggtttacgtcctctccataactcgaaaggtgtttcagaaacactcttcgagggaacattgttcaagatatgaactgcagtgtctactgcatacccccaaaacgagctaggcaattaagcgtaactcatcattgaacgaaccatgtctaacaaggttctatttctcctttctgatacaccattttgttgaggtgtaccaggtgctgagagttgggattggattctatgttctatcatatagacctggaatctcaaatccatgtactttCCACCTCGAGCAtatcgaagtattttaatctttttacttaataaattttcaactttagccttatactccttgaacttttcaagagcttcagacttatgctcaattaagtataaataaccataccttgaataatcatctataaaagagatgaagtattcaaaaccccctctagcttttacattcatcggaccacagaggtctgaatgtataagttctaaaggctctttggctctataaccttttccagtaaaaggtctctttgtcatttttccttcaagacaagattcacatggaggtaatgaatcatcttctaacttgtttagaaggccattctttaccaatctcccgatccgatcgagatt
It contains:
- the LOC127148382 gene encoding uncharacterized protein LOC127148382 is translated as MSLGRSVAFPGHPLGSGLTPVAAKELGLVAGIPIGVSLIDAHAGGVGVLESVPGQDSDSEGCGFDKEMVLHRMALVCGTSTCHMVVSRDKLFIPGVWGPFWSAMIPEYWLTEGGQSATGALLDHIIQNHVASPHLANRAASQNISVFDMLNKLLENLVVDLKSPFLAALTEDIHILPDFHGNRSPISDPKAKGVIYGLTLDTSEQQLSILYLATVQAIPMVHATLLSTAIPMDRLLHMVHATLWSAKLYIDTVITALYSKWFDHAVVA